In the candidate division KSB1 bacterium genome, one interval contains:
- a CDS encoding (Fe-S)-binding protein encodes MMDQSLPDKAATVQLFHTCLINEFYPEVGMAVVHILERLGIRVEVPLDQTCCGQPAYNSGFLEETKKVAVKNLEVLSSTEGAIIIPSGSCGDMIIHQYRILFAENPDLLKKVDKVSRRCYEFSQFLVDVLGITDLGARLKARGAYHPSCHLLRGLKIKDQPKILLENIAELEMVEFEDPEECCGFGGMFSIKNPEISGRMMDNKISNLQASKVDMVISCDMGCLMHLEGGLHRKGSQIRVRHLAQVLDSGVD; translated from the coding sequence ATGATGGATCAAAGCTTACCTGACAAAGCTGCAACGGTGCAATTATTTCATACCTGCCTGATCAATGAATTTTATCCCGAGGTTGGCATGGCAGTAGTCCATATTCTCGAACGGCTCGGAATCCGGGTTGAAGTTCCCTTAGATCAAACTTGTTGCGGACAACCTGCTTACAACTCCGGTTTTTTGGAGGAGACTAAGAAAGTGGCGGTCAAAAACCTGGAAGTCCTGTCCAGCACCGAAGGAGCAATCATTATTCCATCAGGTTCCTGTGGCGATATGATCATCCACCAATACCGTATCCTTTTTGCCGAAAACCCAGATCTTCTCAAAAAAGTAGATAAAGTCTCCCGGCGCTGCTATGAGTTTAGCCAATTTTTGGTGGATGTTCTGGGCATCACCGATTTAGGAGCCAGATTGAAGGCAAGGGGAGCATACCATCCGTCTTGTCATCTTTTGCGTGGACTTAAAATTAAAGATCAGCCAAAAATACTGCTTGAAAATATCGCAGAACTTGAGATGGTTGAATTTGAAGATCCGGAAGAATGCTGCGGGTTTGGCGGGATGTTTTCTATTAAGAATCCCGAAATATCCGGTCGAATGATGGACAATAAGATCAGCAACTTGCAAGCAAGCAAAGTCGATATGGTAATCAGTTGCGATATGGGCTGCCTGATGCACCTGGAAGGGGGGCTGCATCGCAAAGGCTCTCAGATTCGAGTGCGCCATCTTGCCCAGGTCCTTGATAGCGGGGTCGATTGA